In Diabrotica undecimpunctata isolate CICGRU chromosome 4, icDiaUnde3, whole genome shotgun sequence, a single genomic region encodes these proteins:
- the LOC140438390 gene encoding facilitated trehalose transporter Tret1-like yields MYFCDVSKMQKMGSNWFLYFSVLSVNLMTFTSNIGFSWTSPFLPKLKGVLGPENNPLPEPITVLEESWITTIISIGSLCGPLFTGQIANRIGKKMTLVLFSIPMLLSNVVLIFANRVFHFYIARFLLGLGFGCVYCIVPPFVAEISNVSNRGKTALLLTFMNSLSHVSVVSIGPYVSVRTFAYLSLIPSLLFFSTFLPFVPESPYYYVSNKDTNKAMASLQKFRQTADVKDELNEIIINNEQTQEKGSFKDVVASKVVLKGLFITICLMLGQQLSGIQPINAYQQDIFRSTSSTIPSEISVIIVAIAQFLTVFLAMVLIDRLGRKKLLMISYSGILISLISVGAYFFLQEQNINVDNIFWVPVTSTCLLMVSFRFGSGPVTWSFVAEIFPSNLKNTLTPIVTISMVFFGFVATFTFPLMFMYLGQSFTFWVFGVCTLSVLLFIYFYVPEIKGKSFLEIQNI; encoded by the exons atGTATTTCTGTGATGTTTCCAAGATGCAAAAAATGGGAAGCAAttggtttttatatttttcagtACTTtctg TTAACCTTATGACGTTTACCTCCAACATCGGATTTTCTTGGACTTCTCCATTTTTACCAAAACTGAAGGGAGTTTTGGGCCCAGAAAATAATCCTCTACCAGAACCAATCACAGTTCTTGAGGAGTCATGGATAACAACCATTATTAGCATTGGATCACTATGTGGACCACTCTTTACGGGACAAATTGCCAATAGGATTGGAAAGAAGATGACTCTAGTGCTATTTTCAATACCGATGCTATTGTCCAATGTAGTGTTAATTTTTGCTAATAGGGTCTTTCACTTTTATATTGCCAGATTTTTGCTTGGCTTGGGATTTGGTTGCGTCTATTGCATAGTTCCACCATTTGTAGCTGAAATATCTAATGTGTCGAATAGAGGCAAGACCGCGTTACTATTGACATTTATGAATTCTCTTAGTCACGTTAGCGTCGTTTCCATCGGTCCCTACGTTTCTGTGCGAACATTTGCCTACTTAAGTCTAATAccttctttgttattttttagtacTTTTCTTCCGTTTGTACCCGAAAGTCCTTATTACTACGTTTCGAATAAAGACACTAACAAAGCTATGGCATCTTTACAAAAGTTTCGCCAAACAGCAGATGTTAAAGATGAATTAAAcgaaattattataaataatgaaCAGACACAGGAAAAAGGTAGCTTTAAAGATGTGGTAGCTTCTAAAGTTGTATTGAAAGGTCTATTTATTACTATTTGCCTAATGTTAGGCCAACAATTAAGTGGTATACAGCCAATCAATGCTTACCAACAAGACATTTTTCGTTCTACCAGCAGTACCATTCCAAGCGAGATTTCTGTAATTATAGTAGCAATAGCTCAATTCCTTACTGTATTTCTCGCCATGGTACTAATCGATCGATtaggaagaaaaaaattattaatgatTTCTTATTCCGGTATATTGATATCGCTAATCAGTGTCGGCGCCTACTTTTTTCTGCAAGAGCAAAATATTAATGTGGATAATATATTTTGGGTTCCGGTAACTAGTACATGCTTGCTTATGGTCAGCTTTCGCTTTGGTTCTGGCCCAGTAACATGGTCTTTCGTTGCCGAAATATTTCCCTCTAATTTGAAAAATACTTTAACACCGATCGTTACAATTTCAATggttttttttggttttgttgcTACCTTCACTTTTCCTCTGATGTTTATGTATTTGGGGCAATCATTTACTTTTTGGGTGTTTGGTGTTTGTACTTTAAGcgttcttttgtttatttatttttatgtacctgaaataaaaggaaaatcatttttagaaattcaaaatatttaa